One Phocaeicola dorei genomic region harbors:
- a CDS encoding AraC family transcriptional regulator, with protein MPRIKEGFKGERAIVLPAFLIEELKQDPLGSELYITDIGYYPHACFHYRKRNTEEATEFILIYCMEGEGWFELDKHRYVVTANQFFILPKHQAHAYGSNERNPWTIYWIHFNGTKAAFFSAGFDRPKDITPQEDSRIKERLVLFEEIYSSISSGYSKNYMLYATTSLFHFLGSMKFIGEYRDCGSMRNGCRSKDVVQIAIHFMQENLSKTIRLADIAAEVNLSVSYFSNLFEEKTGSSPLRYLTYLRIQEACHYLDFTNLKINQISPLVGYEDSLYFSRLFTKTMGMPPSAYKEKKKG; from the coding sequence ATGCCACGAATTAAAGAGGGATTTAAAGGAGAACGCGCCATCGTACTTCCTGCTTTTCTGATTGAAGAATTAAAGCAAGATCCGTTAGGCAGCGAACTTTACATTACAGATATAGGATATTATCCTCATGCCTGTTTTCATTACCGGAAACGCAACACCGAGGAAGCAACCGAGTTTATCCTTATTTATTGTATGGAGGGAGAAGGGTGGTTCGAGTTAGACAAACATCGATATGTAGTTACCGCCAACCAATTTTTCATTCTACCTAAACACCAGGCACACGCTTATGGCAGTAATGAGAGAAATCCCTGGACTATTTACTGGATCCATTTCAATGGAACAAAAGCTGCATTTTTCAGTGCCGGTTTTGACCGTCCGAAAGACATCACTCCACAAGAGGATTCACGAATCAAAGAAAGATTAGTACTCTTCGAGGAAATCTACTCGTCCATCAGCTCCGGATATAGCAAAAACTATATGCTTTATGCCACTACCAGTCTTTTCCATTTTTTAGGTTCCATGAAGTTTATTGGTGAATATCGGGATTGCGGTTCTATGCGCAATGGTTGCAGAAGCAAGGATGTGGTGCAAATAGCGATTCATTTCATGCAAGAAAATTTGAGCAAAACCATTCGCCTAGCAGATATCGCTGCGGAAGTAAACCTCTCAGTTTCCTATTTCTCCAATCTGTTTGAAGAAAAGACAGGCTCCTCTCCTCTTCGATATCTTACCTATCTCAGAATACAGGAAGCCTGTCACTACCTGGATTTTACTAACCTAAAAATTAACCAAATAAGTCCCTTGGTAGGCTATGAGGATTCTCTTTATTTCTCCCGGTTATTTACTAAGACGATGGGGATGCCTCCATCAGCTTATAAAGAAAAGAAAAAAGGTTAA
- a CDS encoding aldose epimerase family protein, giving the protein MKIIHKIETYTSDGKPILRFTVMNSSGAYMEFTNWGARWITASVPDVQGALANILIGYDTLSDYLKDSYYMGATVGRFANRIADASFTIDRKTFHLEVNDGNNTNHGGFSGFHNKVWQWEELPDGIRFSLYSPDGEGGFPGNIHVITDYRFNEDNELSVRHYAETDCATYINMTNHAYFNLRGNGKKITEHRLHISSDRILDTTSAFIPTGRKMKVKNTPFDFTSLKPVGADLYADHEQLLWNKGYNHCYILKDKMSEEMLEAASLYEPVTGRKMTVMTDLPAVLLYTAGYYDRPDTAICLETQFYPDTPSHSDFPSCLVLPEKAYEHCTLFSFQVQKEK; this is encoded by the coding sequence ATGAAAATAATACATAAAATAGAAACTTATACCTCTGACGGAAAACCTATATTACGATTTACCGTAATGAACTCCTCGGGAGCTTATATGGAATTCACTAATTGGGGGGCACGTTGGATTACAGCTTCAGTACCCGATGTTCAGGGAGCATTAGCCAATATTTTGATCGGTTATGATACCTTGTCCGATTATTTGAAAGATTCTTATTATATGGGAGCAACTGTTGGCAGATTTGCCAATCGTATTGCTGATGCTTCTTTTACAATAGATAGGAAAACCTTCCATTTGGAAGTTAATGATGGGAATAATACCAATCATGGAGGTTTTTCCGGCTTTCATAACAAGGTGTGGCAATGGGAAGAATTACCGGATGGCATCCGTTTTAGTCTGTATTCGCCAGACGGAGAAGGAGGTTTCCCGGGAAATATCCATGTGATAACAGACTATCGTTTCAATGAGGACAATGAACTTTCTGTACGGCATTATGCGGAAACAGACTGTGCTACTTACATCAATATGACTAATCACGCATATTTCAATTTGCGCGGAAATGGAAAAAAGATAACAGAGCATCGGTTGCATATTTCGTCTGACCGGATATTGGATACTACCTCGGCGTTCATTCCTACGGGAAGAAAGATGAAGGTGAAAAATACTCCGTTTGACTTTACTTCCCTAAAACCGGTAGGTGCAGACTTATATGCTGATCATGAGCAATTACTTTGGAATAAAGGATATAATCATTGCTATATATTGAAAGATAAAATGTCTGAGGAGATGTTAGAGGCTGCTTCTTTATATGAACCTGTTACAGGAAGAAAAATGACAGTGATGACTGATTTGCCTGCTGTTCTTTTGTATACAGCGGGATATTATGACCGACCGGATACAGCCATCTGTTTGGAAACACAATTTTATCCGGATACTCCTTCTCATTCGGATTTTCCTTCTTGCCTGGTGTTACCGGAGAAAGCTTATGAGCATTGCACCTTGTTTAGTTTTCAGGTGCAAAAAGAGAAATAG
- a CDS encoding RagB/SusD family nutrient uptake outer membrane protein codes for MKKIYRYSAIYALALTFALKTSSCSDFLQVEPTGSLTEEQVFEKIDNVEPLVLGLYKSYRGCKEGRNGLMPYLGTDETQQGNYQLISSGDQAGMDKYNGQLNPTSTQVSSIWNNRWPAVVSAAKAIYALGMTTEEPERAKQLMGEACFIRGLLMFELSMYWGEIPVIDMNRTDELGLGRQPLKTVWEYIINDFITATNNLPESYNSEPQRATVGAAWAMLGKAYMAAPEETGLRDFAKADECFKTIINMGRYELLNNYADLYRYDNPNTKESLFELQFNNVYPDCNYWEFDCGSRACDSWFGQGCSFSGYDFLVPTPFAYKTVEEGGIWEDGDLRKEEALRYDFTYYTNKYSEDGTFEYVTPDLSKTQWTGTTDELEPHIKKYEDYRTDILSGLGINNMWNSGKNFSMIRYADILLLHAECLNELGQTSEAVQIVNNQIRTRAWGGNLPEDKKWNSGMSKDEFRDKVMDERLRELCFEGWRRIDLLRTNKFVELIKERNRWAKESGTIQDFHKRYPIPDTEIKTNDAFGPEDQNPGYSK; via the coding sequence ATGAAAAAGATATATAGATATAGTGCGATATATGCTTTGGCTTTGACCTTTGCACTGAAAACCTCCTCTTGCTCGGATTTTTTGCAGGTAGAACCTACGGGATCTTTGACTGAAGAACAAGTATTTGAAAAAATAGATAATGTAGAACCTTTAGTTCTTGGATTGTATAAGAGTTATAGGGGCTGTAAAGAAGGACGTAATGGATTGATGCCTTATTTGGGGACAGATGAAACACAGCAGGGTAATTATCAGTTGATTTCTTCAGGCGATCAAGCCGGTATGGATAAATATAATGGACAGTTGAATCCTACATCTACTCAGGTTAGTTCTATTTGGAACAACCGTTGGCCGGCTGTCGTTTCAGCTGCTAAAGCTATATATGCATTGGGTATGACCACTGAAGAACCGGAACGTGCTAAACAGTTGATGGGAGAGGCATGCTTTATTCGTGGTTTATTAATGTTTGAATTAAGTATGTATTGGGGTGAAATCCCTGTGATAGATATGAACCGTACTGATGAATTGGGCTTGGGACGTCAACCTTTAAAGACTGTATGGGAATATATTATTAATGATTTTATTACTGCTACCAATAATTTGCCTGAGTCTTATAATAGTGAACCGCAGCGTGCTACTGTTGGGGCTGCATGGGCCATGTTAGGAAAGGCTTATATGGCAGCTCCGGAAGAGACAGGATTACGGGATTTTGCCAAGGCTGATGAATGTTTTAAGACTATTATTAATATGGGGCGATATGAATTGCTGAATAATTATGCTGACTTGTATCGTTATGATAATCCTAATACAAAAGAGTCATTGTTTGAGTTGCAATTTAATAATGTATATCCTGATTGTAATTATTGGGAGTTTGATTGTGGTTCTCGTGCATGTGACTCTTGGTTTGGTCAGGGATGCTCTTTCTCTGGTTACGACTTTCTAGTTCCGACTCCTTTTGCTTATAAGACGGTAGAAGAAGGTGGCATTTGGGAAGATGGAGATTTGCGTAAAGAAGAAGCATTGCGTTATGATTTTACGTATTATACTAATAAATATTCAGAAGATGGAACATTTGAATATGTAACTCCTGATTTGTCAAAGACTCAATGGACGGGAACTACAGATGAATTGGAACCGCATATAAAGAAATATGAAGACTATCGTACAGATATTCTTTCAGGGCTTGGCATTAATAACATGTGGAATTCTGGTAAGAACTTTTCAATGATTCGTTATGCTGATATATTATTATTGCATGCTGAATGTCTGAATGAATTAGGACAGACTTCGGAAGCAGTACAGATCGTGAATAATCAAATTCGTACTCGTGCATGGGGAGGAAACTTGCCAGAAGATAAGAAATGGAATTCGGGAATGAGCAAAGATGAATTCCGTGATAAAGTAATGGATGAACGTTTGCGTGAACTTTGTTTCGAAGGTTGGAGACGTATTGATTTGCTTCGTACTAATAAATTTGTAGAATTGATAAAAGAACGTAACCGTTGGGCAAAAGAATCAGGGACAATTCAAGATTTCCATAAGCGCTATCCTATTCCTGATACTGAAATTAAAACAAATGATGCATTCGGCCCTGAAGATCAGAATCCGGGATATAGCAAATAA
- a CDS encoding discoidin domain-containing protein: protein MKNVKKTWVVLALLGCMQVLHAQTVYLHSDNPQMKWKLKPQAEVGTDVKSLCGNGYNVSAWVDAVVPGTAFNSYVIAGLEKDPNFGDNIHQVNRDKYDCSFWYRTTFRVPADFTKELIWLNFNGVNRRAEVYLNGTLLGKLDGFMHRGHFNVTSIVNRDKENVLAVLVHMPDTPLANQGSPTYLSSGGWDWMPYVPGLNSGITDKVFLTNTGTATLIDPWIRTNLPTRARADLSVALDVKNNSVEKTKVLVRGTITPGNIVFQKELDVNAHTTEQVKFDKRYFPQLCIDQPRLWWPNGYGEPNLYHCKFEVMVDGRVSETKDVSFGIKKYSYDKEGNTFHIYINDIPVFVKGANWGMSEYMLRCRGEEYDTKVRLHKEMNFNMIRNWLGSVTDDEFYEACDKYGIMVWDDFWINSNPNLPYDLNVFNNNMMEKIKRVRNHPSIAVWCGDNESNPQPPLEGWMAENIRTFDGGDRYFQANSHAQGLTGSGPWGAFEPRFYFTKYPDGLEGDPARGWGFRTEIGTAVVPTFESFKKFMPKENWWPRDEMWNKHYFGQNAFNAAPDRYDASITKGFGKPEGIEDYCRKAQLVNIESNKAMYEGWLDRMWEDASGIMTWMGQSAYPSMVWQTYDYYYDLTGAFWGAKSACEPVHILWNPVTDGVKIANTTACDMEGLTAEVKVYNLDGKSVEAYTKSAIVNSPSNSTVQCFTIDFNKERKNLSLNKPTFASSTTYGQPSDATDGKKDTRWAAAKAENEWLYVDLGSVQPVGGVRLNWEASFGKGYKIQVSDDAETWKEVYKTDEGRGGIDEITFPEVDARYVRMFGTELGWWFGYSLWSFDVLGGTQPSEGLSDVHFIRLTLKDKSGKVVSENNYWRGNDRLDFTALNTLPAAELKVSSKLLRKNGQAEIRAAIAHLKSAKGVAFAVYVQAVRTSDGERILPAIMNDNYFTLMPGETKDICITFDEALLQGGSYKLLVTPYNNK, encoded by the coding sequence ATGAAAAACGTAAAAAAAACATGGGTTGTATTAGCCCTACTGGGATGTATGCAAGTACTGCATGCTCAAACTGTGTATTTACATAGCGATAACCCACAAATGAAATGGAAGTTAAAGCCTCAGGCTGAAGTCGGAACGGATGTGAAGTCACTTTGTGGAAACGGATACAATGTTTCTGCTTGGGTAGATGCTGTTGTGCCTGGAACAGCTTTTAATTCGTATGTAATAGCAGGGCTGGAGAAAGATCCTAACTTTGGTGACAATATTCATCAGGTAAATCGCGACAAATACGACTGTAGCTTTTGGTATCGTACTACATTCCGTGTTCCTGCTGATTTTACAAAAGAATTGATATGGTTGAATTTTAATGGGGTAAACCGTCGTGCGGAAGTCTATCTGAATGGAACATTATTAGGTAAACTGGATGGGTTTATGCATCGTGGACATTTTAATGTTACTTCAATAGTAAATCGTGATAAAGAAAATGTATTGGCTGTACTTGTTCATATGCCTGATACTCCATTGGCTAATCAGGGCAGTCCAACCTATTTGTCTAGTGGCGGATGGGATTGGATGCCTTATGTGCCGGGGTTGAATAGTGGTATAACCGATAAGGTATTTCTTACTAATACGGGAACAGCTACTTTAATTGATCCTTGGATACGTACTAATTTACCTACCCGTGCCAGAGCGGATTTGAGTGTGGCGCTTGATGTCAAGAATAATTCGGTAGAAAAGACGAAGGTATTGGTGCGCGGAACAATTACCCCAGGAAACATTGTTTTTCAAAAAGAATTAGACGTGAATGCCCATACTACTGAACAGGTGAAGTTTGACAAACGCTATTTTCCACAACTGTGTATAGACCAGCCGCGTCTGTGGTGGCCAAATGGGTATGGAGAACCCAATCTTTATCATTGTAAGTTTGAGGTGATGGTGGATGGAAGAGTTTCGGAAACGAAAGATGTTTCTTTTGGTATAAAGAAATATTCTTATGATAAAGAGGGCAATACATTCCATATTTATATTAATGATATTCCGGTATTTGTTAAGGGAGCGAATTGGGGGATGTCTGAATATATGCTTCGTTGCCGTGGCGAGGAATATGATACCAAAGTCCGCCTGCATAAGGAAATGAATTTTAATATGATACGTAATTGGCTCGGCTCTGTTACAGATGATGAATTCTACGAGGCATGTGACAAATATGGCATTATGGTATGGGATGATTTTTGGATAAACTCTAATCCGAATTTGCCTTATGACCTCAATGTGTTCAATAATAATATGATGGAGAAAATAAAACGTGTGCGTAATCACCCTAGTATAGCCGTGTGGTGTGGCGATAATGAATCTAATCCTCAGCCTCCTTTAGAAGGATGGATGGCGGAAAATATTAGGACCTTTGATGGAGGTGATCGTTATTTTCAAGCAAACTCCCATGCTCAGGGCTTGACCGGTAGTGGTCCGTGGGGAGCATTTGAGCCTCGCTTTTATTTTACTAAATATCCTGATGGCTTGGAAGGAGATCCGGCGCGTGGCTGGGGATTTCGTACAGAAATTGGCACAGCTGTAGTTCCTACCTTTGAAAGCTTCAAGAAATTTATGCCCAAGGAGAACTGGTGGCCTCGTGATGAAATGTGGAACAAGCACTATTTTGGCCAAAATGCTTTTAATGCAGCTCCCGATCGTTATGATGCTTCTATAACCAAAGGTTTTGGCAAGCCCGAAGGGATTGAAGATTATTGCCGTAAGGCTCAGCTTGTCAATATTGAATCTAATAAGGCTATGTATGAGGGTTGGCTGGATCGTATGTGGGAGGATGCATCAGGTATCATGACTTGGATGGGACAGTCGGCATATCCGTCTATGGTTTGGCAAACTTATGACTATTATTATGATTTGACAGGAGCCTTTTGGGGAGCAAAATCAGCCTGTGAACCGGTGCATATTCTTTGGAATCCTGTGACGGACGGTGTGAAGATTGCTAATACCACAGCATGTGATATGGAAGGTTTGACTGCTGAAGTAAAAGTTTACAATCTGGATGGAAAGTCTGTGGAGGCTTATACAAAATCAGCTATTGTGAACTCTCCTAGCAATTCTACTGTGCAATGTTTTACGATAGATTTCAATAAAGAGCGTAAAAATCTGTCATTAAATAAACCGACCTTTGCTTCAAGTACCACTTATGGACAGCCTTCAGATGCTACGGATGGGAAAAAAGATACCCGTTGGGCAGCGGCAAAAGCGGAAAATGAATGGCTTTATGTGGATTTGGGCAGTGTGCAACCCGTAGGTGGGGTTCGCTTGAATTGGGAGGCATCTTTTGGTAAAGGATATAAGATTCAAGTGTCAGATGACGCCGAGACTTGGAAAGAAGTATATAAAACTGATGAAGGACGTGGAGGAATAGATGAAATTACTTTCCCCGAAGTTGATGCCCGTTATGTACGTATGTTTGGGACGGAACTAGGTTGGTGGTTTGGTTATTCATTATGGAGTTTTGATGTATTGGGTGGAACACAGCCTAGTGAGGGTTTGAGCGATGTACATTTTATCCGCTTGACGTTGAAAGATAAATCAGGAAAGGTTGTTTCTGAAAACAATTATTGGCGTGGCAACGACCGTTTGGACTTTACGGCTTTGAATACTTTGCCGGCAGCCGAATTGAAAGTTTCTTCTAAATTGTTGCGTAAAAATGGTCAGGCAGAGATTCGGGCAGCTATAGCTCACCTAAAGTCTGCAAAAGGTGTGGCGTTTGCAGTATATGTTCAGGCTGTTCGGACCTCGGATGGAGAGCGTATTCTTCCTGCTATTATGAATGACAATTATTTCACATTGATGCCGGGTGAAACCAAAGATATATGTATTACTTTTGATGAGGCTTTATTGCAAGGTGGTTCCTATAAATTGTTGGTAACACCTTATAATAATAAATAA
- a CDS encoding sialate O-acetylesterase, whose translation MNLVNMGNKILFLCVSLLAYVNSYAKVVLPAYFTDNMVLQQNTEVTFHGKAVLGKILKVTTGWNNEVYVTQVNKDGYWSLSVPTPAAGGPYTLTFTDGKKLQLKNVMVGEVWFCSGQSNMEMPVAGWGKVMNYEQEITEANYPSIRLFQVKKNTSVIPLSDMESTMGGWQECSSATIPEFSSLAYFYARSLWKELNVPVGVIDCTWGGTPAEAWTSYETLKQVLGFREELAKMEQLDFDPIRMEKAYNQERSEWQSLFSKEDKGMEEDKPCWIAPDLSEGQWWDMCLPDYWEKNGLKNFDGVVWFRRSFEIPAEWIGKPLKLNLGMIDDEDITYFNGVEIARGAGYMTPRTYTIPAKLVKAGKAVLAVRVSDFGGEGGIHGKAEDLYVEADGKRISLAGDWKYRIGLSLTGFPPAPISPVQSSSYPTVLFNAMVKPWTAFPIKGVIWYQGEANVGRSEQYGDLFPALITDWRRQWRSDFPFYFVQLANFMESKKIQPDSEWAALREAQTKALKLDQVGMAVTIDIGLADDIHPKNKQEVGRRLALVALAGSYGKNVSSSAPVFQNYIIKGNKMELDFGQKQDGFQIKGTTLKGFTIAGPDRVFYPAEAMVHDGKIILSSTEVPAPLAARYGWADNPDCNLYGENGLPVAPFRTDCW comes from the coding sequence ATGAATTTGGTAAATATGGGAAATAAAATATTGTTTTTATGTGTTTCTCTCTTGGCGTATGTAAATTCTTACGCCAAGGTGGTCTTACCCGCTTACTTTACGGACAATATGGTTCTTCAGCAAAATACGGAGGTTACTTTTCATGGTAAAGCGGTATTGGGTAAAATCTTAAAAGTAACTACAGGCTGGAATAATGAAGTGTATGTGACTCAGGTGAATAAGGACGGTTATTGGAGTTTGTCTGTGCCTACTCCTGCTGCAGGAGGGCCTTATACGTTGACATTTACGGATGGTAAGAAATTGCAATTAAAAAATGTAATGGTGGGAGAGGTATGGTTTTGTTCTGGTCAGTCTAATATGGAGATGCCTGTTGCGGGTTGGGGGAAAGTCATGAATTATGAGCAGGAGATAACGGAGGCGAATTATCCTTCTATCCGTTTGTTTCAAGTGAAGAAGAATACTTCAGTAATTCCGTTGAGTGATATGGAGTCTACTATGGGAGGTTGGCAGGAATGTTCTTCCGCCACAATTCCTGAATTCTCTTCACTCGCTTATTTTTATGCCCGTTCATTATGGAAAGAATTAAATGTCCCTGTGGGTGTGATTGACTGTACGTGGGGAGGAACGCCTGCTGAAGCGTGGACCAGCTATGAAACATTGAAACAGGTGCTGGGCTTTCGTGAAGAGTTGGCTAAGATGGAACAATTGGACTTTGACCCTATTCGTATGGAAAAGGCCTATAATCAAGAACGCTCTGAGTGGCAATCTCTTTTTTCTAAGGAAGATAAGGGAATGGAGGAAGATAAGCCTTGCTGGATTGCACCGGACTTGTCAGAAGGACAATGGTGGGATATGTGCCTTCCTGATTACTGGGAAAAGAATGGATTGAAAAATTTTGATGGAGTAGTATGGTTCCGTCGTAGTTTTGAAATTCCAGCAGAATGGATTGGTAAACCGTTAAAACTAAATTTAGGAATGATTGATGATGAAGATATCACTTATTTTAATGGGGTGGAGATTGCCCGAGGGGCAGGCTATATGACACCGCGTACTTATACCATTCCTGCAAAACTAGTGAAGGCTGGTAAGGCGGTTCTTGCTGTTCGTGTTTCTGATTTTGGTGGAGAAGGCGGTATTCATGGCAAGGCGGAGGACCTTTATGTAGAAGCTGATGGAAAGCGGATCAGTTTGGCTGGAGATTGGAAATATCGTATCGGACTTTCTTTAACAGGATTTCCACCTGCACCGATTTCTCCTGTTCAAAGCTCCAGTTATCCTACGGTGCTGTTCAATGCGATGGTCAAACCATGGACTGCTTTTCCCATTAAAGGAGTAATATGGTATCAAGGTGAAGCTAATGTAGGTCGTTCAGAACAATATGGAGATTTGTTTCCTGCTCTCATTACGGATTGGCGCCGACAATGGCGGAGTGATTTCCCCTTTTATTTTGTACAATTGGCTAATTTTATGGAATCCAAGAAAATACAGCCGGATTCCGAATGGGCGGCTTTGCGTGAAGCGCAAACTAAAGCATTAAAACTTGACCAAGTTGGTATGGCCGTGACCATTGATATTGGTTTGGCTGATGATATTCATCCTAAGAATAAGCAAGAGGTGGGACGCCGTTTAGCTTTGGTTGCCCTGGCCGGTAGTTATGGAAAAAATGTTTCAAGTTCGGCTCCTGTATTCCAAAATTATATAATTAAGGGGAACAAGATGGAATTGGATTTCGGACAAAAGCAAGATGGATTTCAGATTAAAGGTACAACTTTAAAAGGCTTTACCATTGCAGGGCCGGACCGTGTATTTTATCCGGCAGAGGCTATGGTCCATGATGGAAAAATTATACTTTCTTCTACTGAAGTTCCTGCCCCTCTTGCTGCACGTTATGGCTGGGCAGATAATCCGGATTGTAATTTGTACGGAGAGAACGGGCTCCCGGTTGCCCCTTTCCGGACCGACTGTTGGTAG